GGCTATATACCCTTTCAGATCCATTTCCTATGATTACAATTACGGTAGCCCAGCTAGATAGCTAATAACTTTTGGATCATTGGCACATTGGTTGGGTGTACCAATGTCTTATGCGTAAGATGCCTTTTACGCTTGGTACTTTTAATTCCCTTAGCCAAACAATGGTTTTTAAAAGCATATTTGCGCTTTATTTTACCGCTACCCGTTATCTGGAATCTTTTCGTAGCACCGCTATGTGTTTTAACTTTTGGCATATCCGTTATTTGAGCAACTAAACCACTTTTCCTCCCCTCTTTTTCTTCCCTCTCCTCCTCTTTTTTCTACACTTCTTCTTTCATTGCTTTCCCCCTTTTTTATCCTTCCCCTTTTTTATCCTTCCCCTCTTTTATCCTTCCCCTCTTTAATCTTCCCCCCCTTTGTGGTAGCTTTTTTTTTTAAAGTTATAAAAAAGTTCTTATTTCTAATAGCTTTCCCTATGATTTTAAAGGAGCTATCATCATGCTCATCCTTTTCCCCTCCAATTTAGGAGATTGTTCCATTTTACCGTAATTTTCCAAGCCTTGAAAGAAACGCAATAAAATAGATTCTCCCCTTTCCTTAAAAATAATCTGTCTTCCTATAAATTTTACACAAACCTTAACTTTAGCACCCGTTCCCAAGAAGTT
Above is a window of Candidatus Cardinium hertigii DNA encoding:
- the rpmI gene encoding 50S ribosomal protein L35, giving the protein MPKVKTHSGATKRFQITGSGKIKRKYAFKNHCLAKGIKSTKRKRHLTHKTLVHPTNVPMIQKLLAI